The proteins below come from a single Mycolicibacterium sp. TY81 genomic window:
- the mshD gene encoding mycothiol synthase, with protein sequence MTELTWHTALSAADQTAIRELVAAATAADGVAPVGDQVLRELPLERTRHLLAHDSGALIGYLNLAPDMAEAVVAVEARRRGIGSDLIRAGLAAGGAATRIWAHGNLDAARATAVALGLTAVRELWQMRRSLSDLPPLLGEPGVRLTTYPGPEVDAELLRVNNAAFHWHPEQGGWTQAEVDERRAESWFDPAGLFLAYDADDAAGERLLGFHWTKVHRTPDTESSDASGVGEVYVVGVGPDAQGRGLGALLTLAGLHHLADRLGAGGTVLLYVEADNAAAVKTYRRLGFELYSADVAYAAAPTVS encoded by the coding sequence GTGACGGAACTGACCTGGCACACCGCATTGAGTGCTGCCGACCAGACGGCCATCCGTGAACTCGTCGCGGCGGCGACTGCCGCGGACGGGGTTGCCCCTGTCGGCGACCAGGTGCTGCGCGAACTCCCGCTGGAGCGCACCCGCCATCTGCTGGCGCACGACTCGGGTGCGTTGATCGGCTATCTGAACCTCGCACCGGACATGGCGGAGGCCGTCGTCGCCGTCGAGGCACGACGCCGGGGCATCGGCAGCGACCTGATCCGTGCCGGCCTCGCCGCCGGTGGCGCGGCGACCCGTATCTGGGCGCACGGCAACCTCGATGCCGCGCGTGCCACCGCTGTGGCACTCGGCCTGACCGCGGTGCGCGAACTCTGGCAGATGCGTCGCTCGCTGTCCGACTTGCCTCCTTTGCTGGGTGAACCCGGTGTCCGGCTGACCACGTATCCGGGGCCCGAGGTCGACGCCGAACTGCTGCGCGTCAACAACGCGGCGTTCCACTGGCACCCCGAACAGGGCGGCTGGACGCAGGCCGAGGTGGACGAGCGCCGGGCTGAATCGTGGTTCGATCCGGCGGGGCTGTTCCTGGCATATGACGCCGACGATGCGGCCGGGGAACGGTTGCTCGGCTTCCACTGGACGAAAGTTCATCGGACTCCGGACACCGAGTCTTCTGACGCCTCCGGCGTCGGCGAGGTGTACGTCGTCGGTGTGGGGCCGGACGCGCAGGGCCGCGGTCTCGGAGCGTTGCTGACGCTGGCCGGTCTGCACCACCTGGCGGACCGGCTGGGTGCGGGCGGGACCGTACTGCTGTATGTCGAGGCAGACAATGCCGCGGCGGTGAAGACCTACCGACGTCTCGGGTTCGAGCTGTACAGCGCCGATGTCGCCTACGCGGCAGCCCCGACCGTTAGCTGA
- the pstS gene encoding phosphate ABC transporter substrate-binding protein PstS has protein sequence MKFTSIGKAFVVTAAAASLAVGMTACGNDNTSGTSSSSASGSSAECGGKNALTAEGSTAQQNAIAEFNKAWGQVCAGKNLSYNGTGSGAGRQQFIAKQVDFAGSDSALAKEQIEKAAERCGGNPAWNLPLVFGPVALAYHLEGVSKLVVNADVLAKIFQGEIKKWNDPAIAALNAGTTLPDTDIKPVYRSDSSGTTDNFQKYLAAAAPESWKKGAGSEFQGGAGEGAQKSAGVVQAVQATPGAIGYVEKSPAAAAGLPFAQIDNGSGAVELTDDNAKKAIAAAKFAKDGNDLALDLKSLYSTKEAGAYPLVLATYEIVCSKGYDADTAAAVKSFLKVAANQGQANLSKAGYIPLPDAFKARLLQSVDAIA, from the coding sequence GTGAAGTTCACCAGCATCGGTAAAGCATTCGTCGTCACCGCAGCGGCCGCATCGCTTGCCGTCGGCATGACCGCGTGTGGCAACGACAACACCTCCGGCACTTCGTCGTCGTCGGCGTCCGGTTCGTCTGCCGAGTGTGGCGGCAAGAACGCGCTGACCGCCGAGGGCTCGACCGCGCAGCAGAACGCGATCGCCGAGTTCAACAAGGCCTGGGGCCAGGTGTGCGCCGGCAAGAACCTGTCCTACAACGGCACCGGCTCGGGTGCCGGCCGCCAGCAGTTCATCGCCAAGCAGGTCGACTTCGCCGGTTCCGACTCGGCGCTGGCCAAGGAGCAGATCGAGAAGGCCGCCGAGCGCTGCGGTGGCAACCCGGCGTGGAACCTGCCGCTGGTCTTCGGCCCCGTCGCTCTGGCCTACCACCTCGAAGGCGTGAGCAAGCTCGTCGTCAACGCCGACGTGCTGGCCAAGATCTTCCAGGGTGAGATCAAGAAGTGGAACGACCCGGCCATCGCCGCGCTGAACGCCGGCACCACCCTGCCGGACACCGACATCAAGCCGGTCTACCGCTCGGACTCGTCGGGCACCACCGACAACTTCCAGAAGTACCTGGCCGCCGCGGCTCCCGAGAGCTGGAAGAAGGGCGCCGGTAGCGAGTTCCAGGGCGGCGCCGGTGAAGGCGCGCAGAAGTCGGCCGGCGTCGTGCAGGCCGTCCAGGCCACCCCGGGCGCCATCGGTTACGTCGAGAAGAGCCCGGCCGCAGCCGCCGGGCTGCCGTTCGCGCAGATCGACAACGGTTCGGGCGCAGTCGAACTGACCGACGACAACGCCAAGAAGGCCATCGCCGCCGCCAAGTTCGCCAAGGACGGCAACGACCTGGCTCTCGACCTGAAGTCGCTGTACTCGACCAAGGAAGCCGGCGCCTACCCGCTGGTGCTGGCCACCTACGAGATCGTCTGCTCGAAGGGCTACGACGCCGACACCGCCGCCGCGGTGAAGTCGTTCCTGAAGGTCGCCGCCAACCAGGGCCAGGCCAACCTGTCGAAGGCGGGCTACATCCCGCTGCCCGACGCCTTCAAGGCGCGTCTGCTGCAGTCGGTCGACGCAATCGCTTAA